tatgtagtcatgatgctcctgccctcactatgtagttatgatgctcctgccctcactatgtagttatgatgctcctgccctcactatgtagttatgatgctcctgccctcactatgtagttatgatgctcctgccctcactatgtagttatgatgctcctgccctcactatgtagttatgatgctcctgccctcactatgtagttatgatgctcctgccctcactatgtagttatgatgctcctgccctcactacgtagttatgatgctcctgcctcACCATGTAGTGATGCTCCTGCCTCACtacgtagttatgatgctcctgccctcactatgtagttatgatgctcctgccctcactacgtagttatgatgctcctgccctcactatgtagttatgatgctcctgccctcactatgtagttatgatgctcctgccctcactatgtagttatgatgctcctgccctcactatgtagttatgatgctcctgccctcactatgtagttatgatgctcctgccctcactatgtagttatgatgctcctgccctcactatgtagttatgatgctcctgccctcactatgtagttatgatgctcctgccctcactatgtaggttatgatgctcctgccctcactatgtagttatgatgctcctgccctcactatgtagttatgatgctcctgccctcactatgtagttatgatgctcctgccctcactatgtagttatgatgctcctgccctcactatgtagttatgatgctcctgccctcactatgtagttatgatgctcctgccctcactatgtagttatgatgctcctgccctcactatgtagttatgatgctcctgccctcactatgtagttatgatgctcctgccctcactatgtagttatgatgctcctgccctcactatgtagttatgatgctcctgccctcactatgtagttatgatgctcctgccctcactatgtagttatgatgctcctgccctcactatgtagttatgatgctcctgccctcactatgtagttatgatgctcctgccctcactgtagttatgatgctcctgccctcactatgtagttatgatgctcctgccctcactatgtagttatgatgctcctgccctcactatgtagttatgatgctcctgccctcactatgtagttatgatgctcctgccctcactatgtagttatgatgctcctgccctcactatgtagttatgatgctcctgccctcactatgtagttatgatgctcctgccctcactatgtagttatgatgttcctgccctcactatgtagttatgatgctcctgccctcactacgtagttatgatgctcctgccctcactacgtagttatgatgttcctgccctcactatgtagttatgatgctcctgccctcactacgtagttatgatgctcctgccctcactatgtagttatgatgctcctgccctcactacgtagttatgatgctcctgccctcactacgtagttatgatgttcctgccctcactacgtagttatgatgctcctgccctcactatgtagttatgatgctcctgccctcactatgtagttatgatgctcctgccctcactatgtagttatgatgctcctgccctcactatgtagttatgatgttcctgccctcactacgtagttatgatgctcctgccctcactatgtagttatgatgctcctgccctcactacgtagttatgatgctcctgccctcactatgtagttatgatgctcctgccctcactatgtagtcatgatgttcctgccctcactatgtagttatgatgctcctgccctcactacgtagttatgatgttcctgccctcactatgtagttatgatgttcctgccctcactatgtagttatgatgctcctgccctcactacgtagttatgatgctcctgccctcactatgtagttatgatgctcctgccctcactatgtagtcatgatgctcctgccctcactatgtagttatgatgctcctgccctcactatgtagttatgatgctcctgccctcactatgtagttatgatgctcctgccctcactatgtagttatgatgctcctgccctcactatgtagttatgatgctcctgccctcactatgtagtcatgatgttcctgccctcactatgtagttatgatgttcctgccctcactatgtagttatgatgctcctgccctcactatgtagttatgatgctcctgccctcactatgtagttatgatgctcctgccctcactacgtagttatgatgctcctgccctcactatgtagtcatgatgctcctgccctcactatgtagttatgatgctcctgccctcactatgtagttatgatgcacctgccctcactatgtagttatgatgctcctgccctcactacgtagttatgatgctcctgccctcactatgtagttatgatgctcctgccctcactatgtagttatgatgctcctgccctcactatgtagttatgatgctcctgccctcactatgtagttatgatgctcctgccctcactatgtagttatgatgctcctgccctcactatgtagttatgatgttcctgccctcactatgtagttatgatgctcctgccctcactacgtagttatgatgctcctgccctcactatgtagtcatgatgttcctgccctcactatgtagttatgatgctcctgccctcactatgtagttatgatgctcctgccctcactatgtagttatgatgctcctgccctcactatgtagttatgatgctcctgccctcactatgtagttatgatgctcctgccctcactatgtagttatgatgctcctgccctcactatgtagttatgatgttcctgccctcactatgtagtcatgatgctcctgccctcactatgtagttatgatgctcctgccctcactatgtagttatgatgctcctgccctcactatgtagtcatgatgctcctgccctcactatgtagttatgatgctcctgccctcactatgtagtcatgatgttcctgccctcactatgtagtcatgatgctcctgccctcactatgtagtcatgatgctcctgccctcactatgtagttatgatgctcctgccctcactatgtagttatgatgctcctgccctcactacgtagttatgatgctcctgccctcactatgtagttatgatgctcctgccctcactatgtagttatgatgttcctgccctcactatgtagtcatgatgctcctgccctcactatgtagtcatgatgctcctgccctcactatgtagttatgatgttcctgccctcactatgtagtcatgatgctcctgccctcactatgtagtcatgatgctcctgccctcactatgtagttatgatgctcctgccctcactacgtagttatgatgctcctgccctcactacgtagtcatgatgctcctgccctcactatctagttatgatgctcctgccctcactatgtagtcatgatgctcctgccctcactatgtagtcatgatgctcctgccctcactatgtagtcatgatgctcctgccctcactatgtagtcatgatgctcctgccctcactatgtagtcatgatgctcctgccctcactatgtagttatgatgctcctgccctcactatctagttatgatgctcctgccctcactatgtagtcatgatgctcctgccctcactatctagttatgatgctcctgccctcactatctagttatgatgctcctgccctcactatgtagttatgatgctcctgccctcactatctagttatgatgctcctgccctcactatgtagtcatgatgctcctgccctcacgacgtagttatgatgctcctgccctcactatgtagttatgatgctcctgccctcactacgtAGTTATGATGCTACTGCCCTCACTACGTAGTTTAGTGAAAGTGGAGTTGGGTTGTTAAAATAATGGTTTGAAGTGGTTTATGTTCGAATTGAGTTATAACTGATATTTGTGGAGATCGTTGGCTTCATGTGTGAAAAGATGACAAAGAAAACAATCAGTATTCATTTATGTAATCAACAAGTTCACAAAGCAGACGGATAACAGCTGAACAAGATCACATAAGAACCAATGAGAGCCGCCGGCTGAAGAGGCTCAGCACCAAAGGTCACGCCTTCAGAGTGCACTGGCTGCACTCGGGTCAGAGTGAACCTGTTTACAGGTCATGATCCTTATTGAAGAGGAAATGTAAAGCACCCGAGCCTCACCCTCACCCCTACCCTCACCCTCTGATGGCGTGCTGCAGAGCTTCTGGAGCACCTACCAGGTCCCAGACTCCCAAGACTCCTCGAGACCACAGAGAGAAACGACTTTTTAAAGACTACGATGCACACGAGCTGCTTTAGATCCCTTTAATCAACTGAGCCTGTGACTGGCACCCTGGGGTGCTACGACGGTGCCTTCAGGTACCGTCAGCGGGAACGCTCAAGAGCCTCTTATAAAGAGGACCTGGTCCCTTTGTAGACTACTCACTAATGAGGAAGAGGACCTGGTCCCGTCTTCATCGGGCTGAACCCGTGACCCCAGCGACGTGCTGCTGCCCGCCTGTGAGGGCCCCCTCCagtggcgccctctagtggcgccCAGCAGAACCGAAGGCCCCATGTGCATCAAGATGAAGACTCGTGGCCCCTGGATGGACGTCCCCATGATATTCAGCCACATTGGTCCCGTTCAAACGGAAGTTAGATTCACAGTGCATTCTGATTATGAAGTCTAGTCTCTGAATCAACAGAGGTCAGACCGGTGTCTAGAGGTCGTAGACGTCGACGTGGGCCCCTGAGGTGTAGCGGTCTTCCAGAAGCACCTTCATCAGCTTGGCGCAGGACGCCTCACAGGAGAGCAGCCGGCCCCCGGCGAATATGTCAGAGAAGGACTCCCTGACGACGGGGTCAGCGGTGGTGGACCGGGCCTGTGCCTGCATGGCTGTGTCCAGAGGCCCTGgtgcacacagaggtcacaggtcacatagAGGTCACAGACACATAGGTCTCATAGACACAGGTCACATAGAggtcacagaggacacaggtcACATAGAGGTCACAGAGGACATAGGTCTCAGAGGACACAGGTCACATAGAGGTCACATAGGACATAGAGGTCGCAGACACATAGGTCTCAGAGGACACAGGTCacatagaggacatagaggtCACAGGTCTCAGAGGACACAGGTCAcatagaggtcacagaggtcacaggtctCAGAGGACACAGGTCACATAGAGGTCACTAAGAAGGGACCACTCCTCAGGAGGTGCTTGGTGACCCGTGCCGTCAGCAGCTCCTCACCTGGCGAGTAGCTGAGCACCCGGAGGTCCGGCTCCTCCTCGGCCAGCACCCTGAACATCATCTCCCGGGCCGCCTTGCCGGTGCAGTACAGAACCCAGGAGCGGAACGGCTGCAGGGCGCACAGCGACGTGACGTTGACCACGCAGCGGCGCCGCCCGGCGCGCCGGGGGAAGGCCTGCAGGACGGCGGCCGTGAGGCACAGCGCCGAGCCCACGTTCAGGGACAGGTACGAGTCCACCTCCGTCAGGTCGCTGAAGCTGCTGGCGAGGCGGGACACGTCGCCCAGAGAGGCTGCGAGAGGGCGGAGGTTACGGGGGTTCCTCCATCAGCAACACCACCCACAGCCTCACCACCCACAGCAACACCACCCACAGCCTCACCACCCACAGCAACACCACCCACAGCCTCACCACCCACAGCATCACCACCCACAGCATCACCACCCACAGCCACACCACCCACAGCAACACCACCCACAGCCTCACCACCCACAGCAACACCACCCACAGCCTCACCACCCACAGAAACACCACCCACAGCCTCACCACCCACAGAAACACCACCCACAGCCTCACCACCCACAGCAACACCACCCACAGAAACACCACCCACAGCATCACCACCCACAGAAACACCACCCACAGCCTCACCACCCACAGCAACACCACCCACAGCCTCACCACCCACAGCAACACCACCCACAGCAACACCACCCACAGCCTCACCACCCACAGAAACACCACCCACAGCCTCACCACCCACAGCCTCACCACCCACAGAAACACCACCCACAGCCTCACCACCCACAGCAACACCACCCACAGCCTCACCACCCACAGCAACACCACCCACAGCAACACCACCCACAGAAACACCACCCACAGCCTCACCACCCACAGCAACACCACCCACAGCCTCACCACCCACAGAAACACCACCCACAGCCTCACCACCCACAGCAACACCACCCACAGCCTCACCACCCACAGCAACACCACCCACAGCAACACCACCCACAGCCTCACCACCCACAGCCTCACCACCCACAGCAACACCACCCACAGCCTCACCACCCACAGCAACACCACCCACAGCAACACCACCCACAGCCTCACCACCCACAGCCTCACCACCCACAGCAACACCACCCACAGCAACACCACCCACAGCAACACCACCCACAGCCTCACCACCCACAGCAACACCACCCACAGCATCACCACCCACAGCCTCACCACCCACAGAAACACCACCCACACAGCTTGACTTATCgattatgaaaataataaacTGTACAATTACAATTCaagtgcaatatatatatatatatattttagggctgtcagcattaacgcgttaatctatgcgattaatttggccgcgattaacgcactaaaatattttcacgcaattaacgcaactttgtttacttccggtgtcgtgtttgcactcctctgagtgtcaaactgcggcagaagatttagtctttagaagaaaaaatacttttaatcgcgattaatgaatttcaaaatttgcgattaattagtaacttttttttaatcgattgacagccctaatatatatatatatattacatgagATAACATAACATGATATGACATTACATGACATAACATTACATGAAATAACATGACATGAAATGACAAAACATGAAATAATGAcataactagtgctgtgaaaaataacgcgttaacgcgttatgattaaattacaggattaattagttaaaaacatttaacgcatgcgcagaatgagcttccagtccgtctgttgttggtcgtctctccagcagcatgtcattctgtctctagtgtcgcgttaacacgactcagagctccgtgtcgcgcgccgcagagctcggatgccggcgtgtgcgcgcacatcgggacgaaaaaaagtcacatgacatgaaatAACATGACATAACATGAGATGCCATAACATGAAATAACATGACATGACATAACACGACATAACATGACCTGTCTCACCGGCGTTGTTGACCAGCACCACGTGGTCCATGTCCTCGCAGAAGGCCTCCTTGGCCGCCCTCACGACGCTCTGCAGTCCTTCCTGGTGGCTCAGGTCCGCCGCCACGCAGCGCAGCAGCAGGCCGGCTCGGCCCGCCTCGGACTCGGCCAGCTCCGCCTGCAGAGACCGGAGGTCCTCCGCGGAGCGGGCCGTGAGGACAAGCGCCGACCCCGGCTTTACCAACCGGGACATGTCCCTCGCGATGGCCCGCCCgaagcctctggaggagccggtgaTGACGCACAGCGCGCGGCCCAGGTCAGTGCGCGCAGGGCCCGTCATGGTTCCGGAACACCGGGAGGATCCGCTGCGACCTGCTGACTGGAGGCTGGGACACGCTCTGCGCATGCGCAGTACACCTCGATGATACCACGCTGACGTTTCTCCGGACTTTGAGGCGCGCTCCCGCTAACCACGTGAGTCCACATGGTGGCAGAGAGGGCGCCCCCGTGTGGCCCggcggagggtcggccaggcgcgtctgcgtttctacatttatttcatttcattcatttatgtatttgtaacgGGACCGAACACATTAATCATGGGAaaatgtgttaacgttagctaaggctaaatttcagctttggtccctgtggccagatattacagCCTTCACGAAAGGAGAATGAGGTTAacacattaatataataaaacatgtgtgtgtttcctgtccagATGAGCTGAGAGACATGAATGAGACACAACATGAACTTTTAGATTTGATcgaatggctgcaatgaaacaaagacgcCTGCTGGACGCCTGCTGGACGCCTcctggatgcctcctggacgcctgccggacgcctcctggacgcctgcTGGATGCCTgctggacgcctcctggacgcctcctggacgcctgccggatgcctcctggacgcctgcTGGATGCCTgccggacgcctcctggacgcctcctggacgcctgcTGGACGCCTGCTGGACGCCTgccggacgcctcctggacgcctgcTGGACGCCTgctggatgcctcctggacgcctgcTGGACGCCTGCTGGACGCCTGCTGGACGCCTGCCGGACGCCTgctggatgcctcctggacgcctgccggacgcctcctggacgcctgcTGGACGCCTGCCGGACGTTTGAGAAATGTAACTCAGCAACAAGGCCGATGATGAAGCTTTGGTACAGCTGGAGGTGGTCCAGGATGTGGTCCAGGATGCGGTCCAGGATGCGGTCCAGGATGCGGTCCAGGATGCGGTCCAGGATGTGGTCCAGGATGTGGTCCAGGAGGTGGTCCAGGATGCGGTCCAGGATGTGGTCCAGGATGCGGTCCAGGATGCGGTCCAGGATGTGGTCCAGACCCTGTCTCAGACCGGAGCTTGAGACTCTGCTGGGCCCCGTCTCTCAGTCGTTGCTTCAGAGCTGCCGTCCAATCAGGAGACACTTCACATTCAACAGTAACTAACCCCCCGTCCCCCGTCGGCTGATAGTCATCACtattgattcaagattcaagatgttttatgatgatgatgatgatgatgatgatgatgatgatcccgACATCATAAAtatgagggagacagacaggaaagaCTTGTTTCTGTTTATTGAAGTTATAATCCACTAACACTAAAACAACAGTTTGTATGTTCAATTGTTGAATTCCTTTTCACTCATTCATATAGAAATCAGAGGCGttaacacactcactacacaatgtgcacacacacctgtgtgaggACGACTCTGTGCACCTGGTTACTGAAACATTTGAATCATAAAAGGCTTGAAGCACCCGGTGACGACCACGACACGGACCCTCGCCGTGGGACACGCCTCATGGGCGAGAGACGTCCTGAGGGGAGGGACGCCtcttatataatgtatataatcatatataatgtaacacatctaatatataatgtatataatcatatataagataacacatcttatatataatgtaacacatcttatatataatgtatataatcatatataaggtaacatcgtatatataatgtatataatcatatataatgtaacacatcttatatataatgtatataatcatatataatgtaacacattgtatatatataatgtaacacatcgtatatataatgtatataatcatatataatgtaacacatcgtatatataatgtatataatcatatataatgtaacatcatatatataatgtaacacatcgtatatataatgtatataatcatatataatgtaacacatcgtatataatgtaacacatcgtatatataatgtatataatcatatataatgtaacacatcgtatataatgtaacacatcgtatatataatgtatataatcatatataatgtaacacatcgtatatataatgtatataatcatatataatgtaacacatcttatatataatgtaacacatcttatatataatgtatataatcatatataatgtaacacatcgtatatataatgtatataatcatatataatgtaacacatcgtatatataatgtaacacatcgtatatatcatgtatataatcatatataatgtaacacatcttatatataatgtaacacatcttatatataatgtatataatcatatataatgtaacacatcttatatataatgtaacacatctTATATATAAGATAACAcatcgtatatataatgtatataatcatatataatgtaacacatcttatatataatgtaacacatctTATATATAAGATAACAcatcgtatatataatgtatataatcatatataatgtCACAAatcttatatataatgtatataatcatatataatgtaacacatcgtataaataatgtatataatcatatataatggaacacatcgtatatataatgtaacacatcgtatatataatgtatataatcatatataatgtaacacatcttatatataatgtaacacatcttatatataatgtatataatcatatataatgtaacacatcttatatataatgtaacacatctTATATATAAGATAACAcatcgtatatataatgtatataatcatatataatgtaacacatcttatatataatgtatataatcatatataatgtaacacatcgtatatataatgtatataatcatatataatgtaacacatcgtatatataatgtatataatcatatataatgtaacacatcgtatatataatgtaacacatcgTATATATAAGATAACAcatcgtatatataatgtatataatcatatataatgtaacacatcttatatataatgtatataatcgtatataatgtaacacatcgtatatataatgtatataatcatatataatgtaacacatcgtatatataatgtaacacatcgtatatataatgtatataatcatatataaggtaacatcatatatataatgtatataatatataatgtaacacatcttatatataatgtaacacatcgtatatataatgtatataatcatatataatgtaacacatcttatatataatgtatataatcatatataatgtaacacatcgtatatataatgtatataatcatatataatgtaacacatcgtatatataatgtatataatcatatataatgtaacacatcttatatataatgtatataatcatatataatgtaacacatcttatatataatgtatataatcatatataatgtaacacatcgtatatataatgtatataatcatatataatgtaacacatcgtatatataatgtatataatatataatgtaacacatcttatatataatgtaacacatcgtatatataatgtatataatcatatataatgtaacacatcgtatatataatgtaacacatcgtatatataatgtatataatcatatataatgtaacacatcgtatatataatgtaacacatcgtatatataatgtatataatcatatataaggcaacatcgtatatataatgtatataatatataatgtaacacatcttatatataatgtaacacatcgtatatataatgtatataatcatatataatgtaacacatcgtatatataatgtatataatcatatataatgtaacacatcgtatatataatgtaacacatcgtatatataatgtatataatcatatataaggcaacatcgtatatataatgtatataatatataatgtaacacatcttatatataatgtaacacatcatatatataatgtatataatcatatataatgtaacacatcgtatatataatgtatataatcatatataatgtaacacatcgtatatataatgtaacacatcgtatatataatgtatataatcatatataaggcaacatcgtatatataatgtatataatatataatgtaacacatcttatatataatgtaacacatcgtatatataatgtatataatcatatataatgtaacacatcgtatatataatgtatataatcatatataatgtaacacatcgtatatataatgtatataatcatatataaggTCACATCTGTGaactctcctccagctccctgAGGTTCACGTGTTCCTCTACAGACGGCAGCTCGTCCTGTGGCTGAAGCATGAAGGAGTGAAGCTAACGGGAGAGCGAAGCTAACGTGAGAGCGAAGCTAACGGGAGAGCGGAGCTAACGGGAGAGTGAAGCTAACGGGAGCTACATGAGGGA
The window above is part of the Pseudoliparis swirei isolate HS2019 ecotype Mariana Trench chromosome 15, NWPU_hadal_v1, whole genome shotgun sequence genome. Proteins encoded here:
- the LOC130204915 gene encoding sepiapterin reductase-like — encoded protein: MRRACPSLQSAGRSGSSRCSGTMTGPARTDLGRALCVITGSSRGFGRAIARDMSRLVKPGSALVLTARSAEDLRSLQAELAESEAGRAGLLLRCVAADLSHQEGLQSVVRAAKEAFCEDMDHVVLVNNAASLGDVSRLASSFSDLTEVDSYLSLNVGSALCLTAAVLQAFPRRAGRRRCVVNVTSLCALQPFRSWVLYCTGKAAREMMFRVLAEEEPDLRVLSYSPGPLDTAMQAQARSTTADPVVRESFSDIFAGGRLLSCEASCAKLMKVLLEDRYTSGAHVDVYDL